A genomic segment from Daphnia carinata strain CSIRO-1 chromosome 1, CSIRO_AGI_Dcar_HiC_V3, whole genome shotgun sequence encodes:
- the LOC130692232 gene encoding glycogen debranching enzyme-like isoform X2, with amino-acid sequence MCMQWMEKRAIRGTPMDPPTRPASLNAAGIANSPAPKLPLISSKSTIMTVASDRSERSEKSIATNGSNRTAGPIQTRVLSLNDGENTEHILYRLQKGWKLQFRLGPSLLGRRIRLYVNHPIADEDGNVELFERTQYRQVEWQHDSRNKDDDTAVYADILTIAPGSYHYYMIDHESEDPKPCGSGYFLVDPVLTYGYDDEMLPIDCIHCQTVLTKCLGPFSQWEDRLRVAKESGYNLIHFTPVQELGGSLSCYSLRNQLRFNPMFYDEGREYSMEDVAKLVNKMRNEWKMLSICDIVLNHTANDSPWLQEHPESTYNLINSPHLRPAYLLDRLLHHLSVDIGNGKYTDRGIDTSITSEDHIEAIGRLLRDQLVPSLLLHEFFLADLEALVTEFLERMDERLVLDEIHPPSKPITLKLIQDPQYRRFKTTVDMDTALDLYNTPRSEAYDEDTRRRISADKFRSAIEQLNGAKFHEIESHLSSAVNNVLATMRYERLQWDGPQLKQVSVQQPLVTPYFYQTASHTLAEEEANMFTPDAALIMAHNGWVMNDDPLRNFAEQSSNVYIRRELIAWGDSVKLRYGERPEDSPYLWEHMRQYTEETARVFHGIRLDNCHSTPIHVAQYLLDAARKVRPDLYVIAELFTNSDRTDNIFVNRLGISSLIREGMSAGNSHELGRLIHRFGGDPVGAFIQPLARPLQPSIAHAILLDQSHDNPSPVQKRSVYDLLPTAALISMASCATGSNRGYDELVPHHIHVVKENRFYASTSELPGPSSTLDYGIIKAKRALNDMHLKLGTSGYSQVYVDQMTPDVVAVTRHCPVTHQSIVLVAHTAFNHPNEGTEQGYIKPLVLDGCVEEVILEAQVVHKNHSQGGSRYVAPNGHQPHPSRINGCDDYQCIIRQNVRVEEAHMLKKISDASSDSSGKTVMHFQNFLPGSVLAIRVSLTSEAQSAVVHLRSLLTGLALPISSSPTPSPVATTPNLDELQRALSAMKLVDLNLALYRCHEEEVEDGRPGSYVVPGSGPIIYCGLQGVMSLLSDIRPKNDLGHPLCANLREGDWLSAYISSRLMQHTGTADLGRWLESALGPLSKLPRFLVPCYFDAIITGTYLTLLERSWSLMSKFVNESSTFVKAVAMGSVQFVGLMGNARLPELSPSLAPPMPLVRVRNGQPEQACPTISAGLPHFSVGYMRNWGRDTFISLRGLLLLTGRYQEARYIILAFGGCLRHGLIPNLLDGGPNARFNCRDAVWWWLQSICDYCRLAPRGHTILDDAVSRLFPDDESPPMPPGTKNQPLCDVMQEALQRHFQGVEFRERNAGFAIDREMLDAGFNNKIGVNTENGFVFGGTAQNCGTWMDKMGSSAKAGNKGEPATPRDGSAVEIVGLSRSVIGYLWESFTAGTYPYAGVERLNEDGTKTRWTYDEWARQIDRNFERYFWINAEPDSSMEPHPELINRRAIYKDSYLASKPWADYQLRPNFVVAMAVAPTMFTPSRAWQALQMALQHLLGPLGMATLDSSDWSYRPNYCNSDESDDPSTAHGFNYHQGPEWLWPVGFLLQAMLYFAPLVGGVSELRKTIRKVKSILSRHFVEIQQSPWRSLPELTNQNGKVCPDSSPAQAWSMATILEVLYELDNIEHKQNMNINKL; translated from the exons ATGTGCATGCAATGGATGGAGAAAAGGGCCATCAGAGGGACTCCGATGGATCCGCCCACCAGACCAGCGTCTTTGAATGCGGCTGGTATAGCGAACAGTCCAGCTCCCAAATTACCTTTGATCAG TAGCAAATCTACCATTATGACGGTTGCGTCGGATAGATCAGAGAGGTCCGAGAAATCCATTGCAACAAATGGAAGTAATAGAACTGCGGGTCCTATTCAGACTCGCGTTTTGTCCCTTAACGACGGAGAAAACACGGAACACATTCTTTATCGATTGCAAAAAG GCTGGAAGCTTCAATTCCGTCTCGGACCTTCATTGCTAGGCAGACGAATACGCCTATACGTGAATCATCCTATAGCTGATGAAGATGGGAACGTAGAACTGTTTGAACGCACGCAATATCGCCAGGTGGAATGGCAACATGATAGCCGCAACAAGGATGACGACACGGCTGTTTATGCTGATATTCTCACTATTGCTCCAGGATCTTATCACTATTACATGATTGACCATGAAAG CGAGGACCCGAAGCCGTGCGGTTCTGGTTATTTCCTTGTCGATCCCGTTCTCACTTACGGTTATGATGACGAGATGCTGCCAATCGACTGCATTCACTGTCAAACGGTCCTCACGAAATGTCTTGGTCCATTCAGCCAATGGGAAGATCGACTCAGGGTTGCCAAAGAATCTGGCTACAATCTCATTCATTTTACTCCCGTTCAG GAACTGGGCGGCTCCTTGTCGTGTTACTCGTTAAGGAATCAACTTCGTTTCAATCCCATGTTTTACGATGAAGGACGAGAATATTCTATGGAAGACGTGGCCAAATTGGTTAACAAGATGCGCAACGAATGGAAG ATGCTCAGCATCTGCGACATTGTCTTGAACCATACTGCCAATGATAGTCCGTGGCTGCAAGAGCATCCGGAGAGCACCTACAATCTCATTAACTCTCCCCACCTGCGTCCTGCCTACCTGCTCGATCGTCTTCTCCACCACTTGTCGGTTGATATTGGAAATGGTAAATACACCGATAGAGGAATCGACACTAGCATCACATCCGAGGATCACATTGAG GCTATTGGCCGCCTGCTGCGTGATCAACTTGTCCCGTCTCTTCTGCTGCATGAATTCTTCCTTGCCGATTTGGAAGCCCTCGTAACCGAATTCCTGGAAAGGATGGACGAACGTCTCGTTTTGGACGAAATCCATCCTCCATCAAAGCCCATtacattgaaactgattcaggATCCTCAGTACCGACGTTTCAAAACAACGGTGGACATGGATACCGCTTTGGATTTGTACAATACTCCGAG GAGTGAAGCCTATGATGAAGACACTCGACGACGTATTAGCGCAGACAAATTCCGTTCGGCAATCGAGCAATTAAACGGCGCCAAATTTCACGAAATCGAGAGCCACTTATCGTCGGCCGTCAATAACGTCCTGGCTACTATGCGTTACGAAAGGCTTCAATGGGATGGCCCACAATTGAAACAAGTTTCCGTCCAGCAGCCTTTAGTTACACC GTACTTTTATCAAACGGCTTCGCACACTTTGGCGGAAGAGGAGGCGAATATGTTCACTCCTGATGCGGCGCTCATTATGGCTCATAATGGCTGGGTAATGAACGACGATCCGTTGCGTAACTTTGCCGAACAGAGCTCCAATGTCTACATCCGTCGTGAACTTATCGCATGGGGAGATAGCGTCAAACTGCG GTACGGAGAACGGCCGGAAGACTCGCCGTACCTGTGGGAGCACATGCGCCAGTACACGGAGGAGACGGCCCGCGTCTTCCACGGCATACGTTTAGACAACTGTCATTCAACACCCATACATGTAGCTCAATATTTGCTGGATGCAGCCAGGAAAGTGCGTCCTGATCTCTACGTTATCGCGGAACTGTTCACCAATTCCGATCGCACGGataacatttttgttaatcGATTGGGCATTTCGTCCTTGATCCGCG AGGGAATGTCGGCAGGCAATAGTCATGAGCTCGGCCGGCTTATTCATCGATTTGGCGGTGATCCTGTAGGAGCTTTCATCCAGCCTTTGGCTCGCCCTCTGCAACCATCCATTGCCCATGCCATTTTGTTGGATCAATCCCACGATAATCCTTCGCCTGTTCAGAAACGTTCCGTCTATGATTTACTGCCCACTGCAGCGCTTATCAGCATGGCGTCGTGCGCCACTGGAAGCAACCGCGGCTATGATGAACTTGTTCCTCATCAT ATTCACGTGGTGAAGGAAAATCGGTTTTACGCATCCACGAGTGAATTGCCTGGACCTTCGAGTACGCTGGATTACGGCATCATAAAGGCCAAACGAGCCCTCAATGACATGCACCTGAAACTCGGCACCTCAGGCTATTCGCAAGTCTATGTCGATCAAATGACGCCCGATGTTGTAGCCGTCACTCGCCATTGCCCGGTGACTCATCAATCCATTGTTTTAGTTGCCCACACGGCTTTCAACCATCCGAATGAAGGCACTGAACAAGGATATATTAAACCGCTAGTCCTAGATGGATGCGTCGAAGAGGTGATTTTAGAAGCCCAAGTCGTCCATAAGAACCATAG TCAGGGAGGATCGCGTTATGTGGCGCCCAACGGTCATCAGCCGCATCCTAGCAGGATCAACGGTTGTGATGACTACCAGTGTATCATTCGTCAAAACGTTAGGGTGGAGGAGGCGcatatgttgaaaaaaattagcGATGCATCATCGGATTCGTCGGGCAAAACGGTCATGCACTTCCAAAATTTCTTGCCTGGCTCCGTGTTAGCCATTAGAGTTAGTTTGACTTCGGAAGCACAATCAGCTGTTGTCCATCTTCGCAGCCTCCTCACTGGCCTCGCTCTTCCAATCTCATCCTCGCCTACACCATCTCCAGTTGCTACAACTCCCAATCTGGACGAATTGCAACGAGCACTTAGTGCCATGAAATTGGTCGATTTGAATTTGGCGCTTTACCGCTGCCACGAAGAAGAAGTGGAAGATGGCCGTCCCGGTTCTTACGTAGTACCAGGTAGTGGACCAATCATTTATTGCGGTCTTCAGGGCGTCATGTCACTCTTGAGTGATATTCGACCTAAAAACGACCTTGGCCATCCCTTGTGCGCCAATCTGAGGGAGGGTGATTGGCTGTCAGCCTACATCAGCAGCCGACTCATGCAACACACAGGGACAGCTGATTTAGGCCGTTGGTTGGAATCTGCCTTGGGTCCATTGAGCAAATTGCCACGATTCTTGGTCCCTTGTTATTTTGACGCCATCATTACTGGGACTTATCTAACTCTGCTGGAACGCTCGTGGTCTCTCATGTCAAA gTTTGTCAACGAAAGCTCCACTTTTGTGAAAGCTGTTGCAATGGGATCAGTTCAATTCGTTGGCTTAATGGGTAATGCACGATTGCCCGAATTATCGCCCTCTTTGGCTCCACCCATGCCCCTCGTCCGGGTAAGAAATGGCCAGCCGGAGCAAGCCTGTCCGACTATTTCAGCTG GTTTGCCCCACTTTTCAGTTGGTTATATGCGCAACTGGGGAAGAGACACGTTCATTTCTTTGCGTGGTCTTCTGTTGCTGACCGGTCGTTACCAAGAGGCACGTTACATCATTCTTGCCTTTGGAGGGTGTCTTCGCCACGGTTTGATTCCTAACTTACTGGATGGTGGTCCCAATGCCCGATTCAATTGTCGCGATGCTGTCTGGTGGTGGTTGCAATCCATTTGCGATTACTGCCGTTTGGCTCCTAGAGGCCACACGATCTTAGACGATGCCGTGAGCAGACTCTTCCCGGATGATGAATCACCTCCTATGCCACCTGGAACCAAA AATCAACCGCTTTGCGATGTCATGCAAGAGGCTCTGCAACGTCATTTCCAAGGCGTAGAGTTCCGTGAACGTAATGCCGGATTTGCAATTGATCGCGAAATGTTGGATGCTGGTTTCAATAACAAGATCGGTGTCAACACGGAAAACGGTTTCGTTTTTGGTGGCACTGCTCAAAATTGTGGAACTTGGATGGACAAGATGGGATCTAGTGCCAAGGCCGGCAATAAAGGGGAACCAGCTACTCCACGAGATGGTTCAGCTGTTGAAATTGTTGGCTTATCACGTTCTGTTATTGGTTACTTATGGGAGTCTTTCACCGCTGGCACTTACCCATATGCTGGAGTCGAAAGACTCAACGAAGATGGCACGAAAACTCGTTGGACCTATGACGAATGGGCTCGTCAAATTGATCGAAACTTTGAACGATACTTTTGGATCAATGCTGAACCCGATTCGTCCATGGAACCGCACCCCGAGCTTATCAATCGTAGGGCCATTTACAAGGATTCCTATTTGGCATCAAAGCCATGGGCTGACTATCAGCTTAGACCCAACTTTGTTGTTGCTATGGCTGTG GCTCCTACAATGTTTACACCGTCGAGAGCTTGGCAAGCATTGCAAATGGCTCTCCAACACTTGCTAGGACCGTTGGGCATGGCAACTTTGGACAGTTCAGATTGGTCTTACCGACCAAATTATTGCAACTCCGATGAAAGTGATGATCCGAGCACGGCCCACGGTTTCAATTACCATCAAGGACCCGAATGGCTTTGGCCAGTCGGATTCTTGCTCCAGGCTATGCTGTACTTTGCTCCATTGGTCGGTGGAGTATCTGAACTCAGGAAAACCATCCGAAAAGTGAAATCGATCTTATCGCGCCACTTCGTGGAAATTCAACAGTCCCCGTGGCGCTCATTGCCCGAACTTACCAACCAGAATGGTAAAGTCTGTCCTGATTCAAGTCCAGCTCAAGCTTGGTCCATGGCCACAATTCTCGAG gtTTTGTATGAGCTTGACAACATCGAACATAAACAGAACATGAACATCAACAAGTTGTGA
- the LOC130692232 gene encoding glycogen debranching enzyme-like isoform X1: protein MDGEKGHQRDSDGSAHQTSVFECGWYSEQSSSQITFDQEYSDRCLPTQSSSPDLGTWNFLRYIGSSLRQFVFGRPSRRRCENIIETNSASSKSTIMTVASDRSERSEKSIATNGSNRTAGPIQTRVLSLNDGENTEHILYRLQKGWKLQFRLGPSLLGRRIRLYVNHPIADEDGNVELFERTQYRQVEWQHDSRNKDDDTAVYADILTIAPGSYHYYMIDHESEDPKPCGSGYFLVDPVLTYGYDDEMLPIDCIHCQTVLTKCLGPFSQWEDRLRVAKESGYNLIHFTPVQELGGSLSCYSLRNQLRFNPMFYDEGREYSMEDVAKLVNKMRNEWKMLSICDIVLNHTANDSPWLQEHPESTYNLINSPHLRPAYLLDRLLHHLSVDIGNGKYTDRGIDTSITSEDHIEAIGRLLRDQLVPSLLLHEFFLADLEALVTEFLERMDERLVLDEIHPPSKPITLKLIQDPQYRRFKTTVDMDTALDLYNTPRSEAYDEDTRRRISADKFRSAIEQLNGAKFHEIESHLSSAVNNVLATMRYERLQWDGPQLKQVSVQQPLVTPYFYQTASHTLAEEEANMFTPDAALIMAHNGWVMNDDPLRNFAEQSSNVYIRRELIAWGDSVKLRYGERPEDSPYLWEHMRQYTEETARVFHGIRLDNCHSTPIHVAQYLLDAARKVRPDLYVIAELFTNSDRTDNIFVNRLGISSLIREGMSAGNSHELGRLIHRFGGDPVGAFIQPLARPLQPSIAHAILLDQSHDNPSPVQKRSVYDLLPTAALISMASCATGSNRGYDELVPHHIHVVKENRFYASTSELPGPSSTLDYGIIKAKRALNDMHLKLGTSGYSQVYVDQMTPDVVAVTRHCPVTHQSIVLVAHTAFNHPNEGTEQGYIKPLVLDGCVEEVILEAQVVHKNHSQGGSRYVAPNGHQPHPSRINGCDDYQCIIRQNVRVEEAHMLKKISDASSDSSGKTVMHFQNFLPGSVLAIRVSLTSEAQSAVVHLRSLLTGLALPISSSPTPSPVATTPNLDELQRALSAMKLVDLNLALYRCHEEEVEDGRPGSYVVPGSGPIIYCGLQGVMSLLSDIRPKNDLGHPLCANLREGDWLSAYISSRLMQHTGTADLGRWLESALGPLSKLPRFLVPCYFDAIITGTYLTLLERSWSLMSKFVNESSTFVKAVAMGSVQFVGLMGNARLPELSPSLAPPMPLVRVRNGQPEQACPTISAGLPHFSVGYMRNWGRDTFISLRGLLLLTGRYQEARYIILAFGGCLRHGLIPNLLDGGPNARFNCRDAVWWWLQSICDYCRLAPRGHTILDDAVSRLFPDDESPPMPPGTKNQPLCDVMQEALQRHFQGVEFRERNAGFAIDREMLDAGFNNKIGVNTENGFVFGGTAQNCGTWMDKMGSSAKAGNKGEPATPRDGSAVEIVGLSRSVIGYLWESFTAGTYPYAGVERLNEDGTKTRWTYDEWARQIDRNFERYFWINAEPDSSMEPHPELINRRAIYKDSYLASKPWADYQLRPNFVVAMAVAPTMFTPSRAWQALQMALQHLLGPLGMATLDSSDWSYRPNYCNSDESDDPSTAHGFNYHQGPEWLWPVGFLLQAMLYFAPLVGGVSELRKTIRKVKSILSRHFVEIQQSPWRSLPELTNQNGKVCPDSSPAQAWSMATILEVLYELDNIEHKQNMNINKL from the exons ATGGATGGAGAAAAGGGCCATCAGAGGGACTCCGATGGATCCGCCCACCAGACCAGCGTCTTTGAATGCGGCTGGTATAGCGAACAGTCCAGCTCCCAAATTACCTTTGATCAG GAGTACAGTGATCGCTGCCTTCCAACTCAGTCCAGTTCTCCAGATTTAGGAACGTGGAATTTCCTACGATACATCGGCTCCTCTCTGCGCCAATTCGTATTCGGCAGGCCAAGTCGTCGTCGTTGTGAAAACATAATCGAAACCAACTCCGCCAG TAGCAAATCTACCATTATGACGGTTGCGTCGGATAGATCAGAGAGGTCCGAGAAATCCATTGCAACAAATGGAAGTAATAGAACTGCGGGTCCTATTCAGACTCGCGTTTTGTCCCTTAACGACGGAGAAAACACGGAACACATTCTTTATCGATTGCAAAAAG GCTGGAAGCTTCAATTCCGTCTCGGACCTTCATTGCTAGGCAGACGAATACGCCTATACGTGAATCATCCTATAGCTGATGAAGATGGGAACGTAGAACTGTTTGAACGCACGCAATATCGCCAGGTGGAATGGCAACATGATAGCCGCAACAAGGATGACGACACGGCTGTTTATGCTGATATTCTCACTATTGCTCCAGGATCTTATCACTATTACATGATTGACCATGAAAG CGAGGACCCGAAGCCGTGCGGTTCTGGTTATTTCCTTGTCGATCCCGTTCTCACTTACGGTTATGATGACGAGATGCTGCCAATCGACTGCATTCACTGTCAAACGGTCCTCACGAAATGTCTTGGTCCATTCAGCCAATGGGAAGATCGACTCAGGGTTGCCAAAGAATCTGGCTACAATCTCATTCATTTTACTCCCGTTCAG GAACTGGGCGGCTCCTTGTCGTGTTACTCGTTAAGGAATCAACTTCGTTTCAATCCCATGTTTTACGATGAAGGACGAGAATATTCTATGGAAGACGTGGCCAAATTGGTTAACAAGATGCGCAACGAATGGAAG ATGCTCAGCATCTGCGACATTGTCTTGAACCATACTGCCAATGATAGTCCGTGGCTGCAAGAGCATCCGGAGAGCACCTACAATCTCATTAACTCTCCCCACCTGCGTCCTGCCTACCTGCTCGATCGTCTTCTCCACCACTTGTCGGTTGATATTGGAAATGGTAAATACACCGATAGAGGAATCGACACTAGCATCACATCCGAGGATCACATTGAG GCTATTGGCCGCCTGCTGCGTGATCAACTTGTCCCGTCTCTTCTGCTGCATGAATTCTTCCTTGCCGATTTGGAAGCCCTCGTAACCGAATTCCTGGAAAGGATGGACGAACGTCTCGTTTTGGACGAAATCCATCCTCCATCAAAGCCCATtacattgaaactgattcaggATCCTCAGTACCGACGTTTCAAAACAACGGTGGACATGGATACCGCTTTGGATTTGTACAATACTCCGAG GAGTGAAGCCTATGATGAAGACACTCGACGACGTATTAGCGCAGACAAATTCCGTTCGGCAATCGAGCAATTAAACGGCGCCAAATTTCACGAAATCGAGAGCCACTTATCGTCGGCCGTCAATAACGTCCTGGCTACTATGCGTTACGAAAGGCTTCAATGGGATGGCCCACAATTGAAACAAGTTTCCGTCCAGCAGCCTTTAGTTACACC GTACTTTTATCAAACGGCTTCGCACACTTTGGCGGAAGAGGAGGCGAATATGTTCACTCCTGATGCGGCGCTCATTATGGCTCATAATGGCTGGGTAATGAACGACGATCCGTTGCGTAACTTTGCCGAACAGAGCTCCAATGTCTACATCCGTCGTGAACTTATCGCATGGGGAGATAGCGTCAAACTGCG GTACGGAGAACGGCCGGAAGACTCGCCGTACCTGTGGGAGCACATGCGCCAGTACACGGAGGAGACGGCCCGCGTCTTCCACGGCATACGTTTAGACAACTGTCATTCAACACCCATACATGTAGCTCAATATTTGCTGGATGCAGCCAGGAAAGTGCGTCCTGATCTCTACGTTATCGCGGAACTGTTCACCAATTCCGATCGCACGGataacatttttgttaatcGATTGGGCATTTCGTCCTTGATCCGCG AGGGAATGTCGGCAGGCAATAGTCATGAGCTCGGCCGGCTTATTCATCGATTTGGCGGTGATCCTGTAGGAGCTTTCATCCAGCCTTTGGCTCGCCCTCTGCAACCATCCATTGCCCATGCCATTTTGTTGGATCAATCCCACGATAATCCTTCGCCTGTTCAGAAACGTTCCGTCTATGATTTACTGCCCACTGCAGCGCTTATCAGCATGGCGTCGTGCGCCACTGGAAGCAACCGCGGCTATGATGAACTTGTTCCTCATCAT ATTCACGTGGTGAAGGAAAATCGGTTTTACGCATCCACGAGTGAATTGCCTGGACCTTCGAGTACGCTGGATTACGGCATCATAAAGGCCAAACGAGCCCTCAATGACATGCACCTGAAACTCGGCACCTCAGGCTATTCGCAAGTCTATGTCGATCAAATGACGCCCGATGTTGTAGCCGTCACTCGCCATTGCCCGGTGACTCATCAATCCATTGTTTTAGTTGCCCACACGGCTTTCAACCATCCGAATGAAGGCACTGAACAAGGATATATTAAACCGCTAGTCCTAGATGGATGCGTCGAAGAGGTGATTTTAGAAGCCCAAGTCGTCCATAAGAACCATAG TCAGGGAGGATCGCGTTATGTGGCGCCCAACGGTCATCAGCCGCATCCTAGCAGGATCAACGGTTGTGATGACTACCAGTGTATCATTCGTCAAAACGTTAGGGTGGAGGAGGCGcatatgttgaaaaaaattagcGATGCATCATCGGATTCGTCGGGCAAAACGGTCATGCACTTCCAAAATTTCTTGCCTGGCTCCGTGTTAGCCATTAGAGTTAGTTTGACTTCGGAAGCACAATCAGCTGTTGTCCATCTTCGCAGCCTCCTCACTGGCCTCGCTCTTCCAATCTCATCCTCGCCTACACCATCTCCAGTTGCTACAACTCCCAATCTGGACGAATTGCAACGAGCACTTAGTGCCATGAAATTGGTCGATTTGAATTTGGCGCTTTACCGCTGCCACGAAGAAGAAGTGGAAGATGGCCGTCCCGGTTCTTACGTAGTACCAGGTAGTGGACCAATCATTTATTGCGGTCTTCAGGGCGTCATGTCACTCTTGAGTGATATTCGACCTAAAAACGACCTTGGCCATCCCTTGTGCGCCAATCTGAGGGAGGGTGATTGGCTGTCAGCCTACATCAGCAGCCGACTCATGCAACACACAGGGACAGCTGATTTAGGCCGTTGGTTGGAATCTGCCTTGGGTCCATTGAGCAAATTGCCACGATTCTTGGTCCCTTGTTATTTTGACGCCATCATTACTGGGACTTATCTAACTCTGCTGGAACGCTCGTGGTCTCTCATGTCAAA gTTTGTCAACGAAAGCTCCACTTTTGTGAAAGCTGTTGCAATGGGATCAGTTCAATTCGTTGGCTTAATGGGTAATGCACGATTGCCCGAATTATCGCCCTCTTTGGCTCCACCCATGCCCCTCGTCCGGGTAAGAAATGGCCAGCCGGAGCAAGCCTGTCCGACTATTTCAGCTG GTTTGCCCCACTTTTCAGTTGGTTATATGCGCAACTGGGGAAGAGACACGTTCATTTCTTTGCGTGGTCTTCTGTTGCTGACCGGTCGTTACCAAGAGGCACGTTACATCATTCTTGCCTTTGGAGGGTGTCTTCGCCACGGTTTGATTCCTAACTTACTGGATGGTGGTCCCAATGCCCGATTCAATTGTCGCGATGCTGTCTGGTGGTGGTTGCAATCCATTTGCGATTACTGCCGTTTGGCTCCTAGAGGCCACACGATCTTAGACGATGCCGTGAGCAGACTCTTCCCGGATGATGAATCACCTCCTATGCCACCTGGAACCAAA AATCAACCGCTTTGCGATGTCATGCAAGAGGCTCTGCAACGTCATTTCCAAGGCGTAGAGTTCCGTGAACGTAATGCCGGATTTGCAATTGATCGCGAAATGTTGGATGCTGGTTTCAATAACAAGATCGGTGTCAACACGGAAAACGGTTTCGTTTTTGGTGGCACTGCTCAAAATTGTGGAACTTGGATGGACAAGATGGGATCTAGTGCCAAGGCCGGCAATAAAGGGGAACCAGCTACTCCACGAGATGGTTCAGCTGTTGAAATTGTTGGCTTATCACGTTCTGTTATTGGTTACTTATGGGAGTCTTTCACCGCTGGCACTTACCCATATGCTGGAGTCGAAAGACTCAACGAAGATGGCACGAAAACTCGTTGGACCTATGACGAATGGGCTCGTCAAATTGATCGAAACTTTGAACGATACTTTTGGATCAATGCTGAACCCGATTCGTCCATGGAACCGCACCCCGAGCTTATCAATCGTAGGGCCATTTACAAGGATTCCTATTTGGCATCAAAGCCATGGGCTGACTATCAGCTTAGACCCAACTTTGTTGTTGCTATGGCTGTG GCTCCTACAATGTTTACACCGTCGAGAGCTTGGCAAGCATTGCAAATGGCTCTCCAACACTTGCTAGGACCGTTGGGCATGGCAACTTTGGACAGTTCAGATTGGTCTTACCGACCAAATTATTGCAACTCCGATGAAAGTGATGATCCGAGCACGGCCCACGGTTTCAATTACCATCAAGGACCCGAATGGCTTTGGCCAGTCGGATTCTTGCTCCAGGCTATGCTGTACTTTGCTCCATTGGTCGGTGGAGTATCTGAACTCAGGAAAACCATCCGAAAAGTGAAATCGATCTTATCGCGCCACTTCGTGGAAATTCAACAGTCCCCGTGGCGCTCATTGCCCGAACTTACCAACCAGAATGGTAAAGTCTGTCCTGATTCAAGTCCAGCTCAAGCTTGGTCCATGGCCACAATTCTCGAG gtTTTGTATGAGCTTGACAACATCGAACATAAACAGAACATGAACATCAACAAGTTGTGA